The Gemmatimonadota bacterium sequence AATACACACACGCGCTCCCTCCCGCGCCAACGCCAGCGCGCAGCAACGCCCAATCCCCTGACTGCCACCCGTAACAACCGCCCTTTTTCCTCTCAATCCCAAATCCATCTCACACTCCGTTTACTCAATTTCCACTCTAATCCCATCCCACTCCCGCCAAATATCCATAAACACATCCTTGCCATTCTCCCCGATATCGACATGCCTCGCCCTGAAAATCACGGCATACCGGATATCTGGACACGCATTAATCGCCGCCGTGTGAATAATCTGATGATGCGCCAGAATAAGATCGCCAGGCTCGCCGGTCAACTGCACCGGACCTTCGGGCACCGTCACATCGGGCATATAATTCAACAAAATTTCATGCCCTCTTTCCCGAAACACATCCTCCATCACATGGTGTGACTTTGGCCAAACCGTAAAATTGCCGCAATACGACGCGGGCACATCATCCAGATACACCACAGCAAAAGCCGTAAAATCCCGACTGTATCCGCTCTCTTCAGCCGTCCCCCTCAAAAAATCGCGCGCCTTTGCAATCCCATCCAGATGACCACCCGTTCGCAATGGTGGACCCGCAGTCGCGAGTTGGGGATCCCGTTGCGGCGTCCCAACCGGCGCGGGAAAATTCAGCTTTACAGCACCATGGACCTGGCGTTGCAAATTCCCCTTGCCCAAAGCCGATTCGAGCAATGGAAACACCGGCGTCTCATTAAACAGATCCGTAATCACCGGCATCGCGCGAATATCCCCAAAAGAACGCCTGTCACCTTTCCCAATCTCCGCATTAATCGCCTGCCGTGCCGCCTCCACCATCACGCGCGGCACAGCACCTTCAATTTTCAAAAACCCTTCTCTGTAAAACTCCAACTTCTGCGATTTTGTCAATTCCATCACACACTCCTCACGGTGACCACAGACCCCAATCTTCCGTCTTCTTCCAGCGGGTCTGACATCCCTGGCAAGAGCAAAAATACCGCATCATCCAGCGCGGACGCCCACCCACATTTGCCGTGCCATTGTGACCGAACAAATACGTAAAAAATAACACATCCCCGCGTTTTGGCGTCAACTCAATCGGATCACCCAAATCCAACCTGGGAATATCCCGATTCAGGTCAAACAGGTATTTGTACTTTTCTCGATCCGACTCTGCAAGCGCGAGAATCTTGCGATGCGATCCCGGAAAAATCGCCGTCCCACCCCCCTTGTGTTTCACATCGCTCAAAAACACCAGACTCGCAATGCGATAAGGACCAGGAAACGTCTCGTGCATGTGTTCTCTGGGAATGCCATCAACGTGCGCCCTGGGCAAAGACCACTCCCCATTGACGGGAACTTTATTCTGCGTGTGAACCGCTTCAGGTGGATGCACGTCATCTTCGCCGATCAACTCAGCCGTCGCCTTCAAATACTGCGGCGTTGCACAGGCCATCAAATCCCGATCGCGAAGACCGTTAAACACCGACAATCCCCGCGCGGCCTGAAAATCAGCAACACCTTCGGGTTTTCGATGCCAGGTCTCTGGCTCATCTGGCGCCATACCCATAATCCGCCACATCGCCGCTTCTGCTCGTTCTGCCACATCCTCTGGAATCAAACCCGACGCCAGAAGATACCCTTCTCTTTCGTATAGCGCGCGTTGCGATTCCGTTAAAACACCCATGGGATTCCTCCATTAGCCATTCAATTCCACGACGTCAAACCCAACAACTTCTTCCCCAATTCCGTCAACTTCGCCGGCTCCTGCGTTTTGTGTTCCCAATCCCTCGGATCACCCGGCCAGCGGGGCGTGGGCCTGCACGCTCGCCATGCCTGAATGCGCTCATCCCGCTCTGCCTCTCCTCGGCCCTCTGCTGGCGACATTGTAATATACTGCGCCAAACGGGGCCTATCCGACCGATTGTGCCCATTGCCGTGTGCCAGCAACCGATGCCAGATCAAAAGATCACCCGCCTTGCCCGGAATCGACTTCACTTCCAGATCATCCAGATTGGGCCGCCTGGGATCGCGATCCTCTGGCTGCGTCTTGACCCACTCCTCAAAAATATTATTAAACCCAGGCACACACTGAAACCCGCCCTGATCCTCCGAAGTATCCGTCAAATACAACACCCCCTGCACCCCAAAAGGCACTTTGGGCACAGACGTATCCGTATCCCAGTGAATCATGCCCTCATTTTGCCAATCGGGTTTATCCGCCCGCGAAGGCGGCTTCATATTCGCGCGATCCAGGGACACCCACAACTTCTCCGTACCCCAAATTTCGGAAAACGCCTGATGCAAGCGGGGATACTGCCGGTTATCCCACAACGCCTGATGCTGGTAAATCTCCACCATCCCCGATGCCGCAATCATCGAACACGGATTCCCGCGCGTATAGGGTTTGTACTTGTACCAATCCTCCGGATTATCGCGATCCATCTCCAAAAATGTCCAGACCGTATCCACCATCGCATCCAAATTTTCCTGCGGCACCGCATTGTGTACCACCACATACCCATTCTCCCGCCAAAAATCCCAATCCTTCTCGCTCAAAACTGGCATCTTTGTTCTCCTTTTCTTTGAAGTACTCCCCGCACCTTCACACTTCTCACTTCACACTTCTCACTTCAGCCCCCGCAGTCTTCTCCGCCACCTTAATCGACGCTGTCTGATCTTCATCGCCCAACCCCATCCCCATCGCTATAGTCTGAATCTGATACGCCGCCGCGCCCATCAAATTTGTCGCCCCCAGTGAAGCGGCCATCTGTGCAGCCAACCCGAGATCCTTGTGCGACAATCTCAGCTTAAAATAGGGATCAAAATTTCGCACCAGGGCGCGGCGCTTGAAACTCCCCTGCAAATGCGACGAATTTGCAGCCGTATTCGACATCACATCCCACAACACACCCACATCCAATCCCGCGGCAGCACCCATCGCAAAAGCCTCACCCAACAGCGTAGCAACCGAACACGACACCAGATTATTGACCAGCTTAGTCGTCACCCCCATGCCCAACTCGCCACAATAAAACTGCTCGTCGCCCAATGTATCCAGCACATCTTGCACAGACGCCACCACATCGGCATCGCCGCCAATCATCAGCGTCAATCCACCCCGTGCCGCATCTGCCGGCCCCTTGCCCACAGGCACATCCAGCATATACCCGCCCTTTTCCGCTATAGCCCTGCCAACCCTGCGCGTCGTATCCGGATCAATCGAACTCATATCGATATAAACCTGACCCGCCGACAATCCGGAAACAATACCATCTGGTCCCAAAGCGACCTGCTCAACAGCCTGCGGCGTCGGCAATGAAGAAATAACAACCTCCGACCGCTCGGCAACCGCCCGGGGTGTATTCACCCCCGTTGCCCCCTTCTCCTGCAAAACCTGCACCGCTTCATCGCGCAAATCGTGAACCGCGACATCATAACCACTCGCAACCAAATGACTCGCCATCCCACCACCCATCATCCCCAGCCCCACATATCCCAATTTTCGTTTCACCATCTCACCTCTTCAAATGCTAAATGTTAATCATCTCTCGGATCCGAATGGATCGGATCTACCCAATACACTTCCTCAGGCTCTTCAACAACCGGAATATCCAGATTCACCACCACAGGCTCCTGATCGCTGCGCACCAGCACGCACTCCAGAGGCTCATCTTCGCTGGCATTGATCTCCTGATGGGGCACATAAGGCGGCACATAGATAAAATCACCCGGACCCGCTTCTGCTACATACTCCAACTGATCGCCCCATCGCATACGCGCCCTGCCGCGCACCACATAAATCACACTCTCCAGCGCCCCATGATGATGCGCGCCAGTCTTTGCATTCGGATGAATCTCAACCGTACCCGCCCACAACTTCTCGGCCCCCGCACTCGCCCGATTAATCGCCGCTGCCCGCGTCATCCCTGGCGTCTGCGGTGTATTAAAATCCAACTGATCGCCTGTCACCACCCGCACTCCCTGATTTCGCCAATCCTTTTTGTTCCCCATAACACCTCCTCGCAGAACACCCTATCCAATCGCCTCGCGCTCGCGCCAGCGATACATCCGCAAAGCCGGATCATTGGTCTCCATCATCCACTGCTGCAACCGCGCCTTCAATCGCGCCACATCATCGGCATAATCCGGATCATCAATCACATTATTCATCTCATGAGGATCGTTCTTCAGATCGTACAACTCGTCCTGCCCCGTCAAATTGCACCCGTATTTCAAATCCCCCATACGCAACATCTTCATCGACGTAGCCACATTGCCCAAACCCAAAAACTCCGTCACCACAGCATCGCGCCACTCCGTCGCCTCACCGCGAACAAGCGGCAACAGCGACGCACCGTGAATCGCATCCCCATCATAAGATCCACCAGCCAGATCCAAAATCGTGGGATACATATCCGCCAGAGAAGCAAACTCCGAAACGCGCTCTCCCGCATGCGAACCATCTGGCAGCCGGATAATCATTGGAACATGATGCGTCTCTTCAAAATGATGCCACCCTTTATCCAGCAACCCCCCGTGACTGCCCAGCGTCTCGCCGTGATCCGCCGTAAAAATCAGAACCGTATTATCCAATTCTCCACTCGCCTTCAAATAATCGTACAGCCGACCAATCTGGCTATCAATCATCGACACCCGCGCATAATAATAGCGCACCGCCATCGCCCAATCTTCCCACGTCAAATTTTCCTTATCCCAGTGAATCTTCAAATGATGCGGACCGGGAATCTCCCGCGAGGGCCACTCGTAATTTCCCCACGGCGGAATCTCCACATCCCGATACCAATCCACAAACTCTCCCGTCGCGTGATACGGCCCGTGTGGTCCCCAGAAATTCAAACTGATAAAATACGGCAAATCGCGCTCCCGAAAC is a genomic window containing:
- a CDS encoding phytanoyl-CoA dioxygenase family protein, with the translated sequence MPVLSEKDWDFWRENGYVVVHNAVPQENLDAMVDTVWTFLEMDRDNPEDWYKYKPYTRGNPCSMIAASGMVEIYQHQALWDNRQYPRLHQAFSEIWGTEKLWVSLDRANMKPPSRADKPDWQNEGMIHWDTDTSVPKVPFGVQGVLYLTDTSEDQGGFQCVPGFNNIFEEWVKTQPEDRDPRRPNLDDLEVKSIPGKAGDLLIWHRLLAHGNGHNRSDRPRLAQYITMSPAEGRGEAERDERIQAWRACRPTPRWPGDPRDWEHKTQEPAKLTELGKKLLGLTSWN
- a CDS encoding sulfatase-like hydrolase/transferase, which produces MADRPNIIFILTDQHRLSGVGAYGDTPCRTPNIDRLAAEGVLFENAYTVYPVCSPARGTLQTGVYPHTHGITSNIHEVGCSVHELEDRPELLSRRLQAVGYGTGYTGKWHLGSEKTQTFQGSNRPSSPSRIGYEGQDFAGHGGAGSSYSDYRAWARAKGYEPGVKPWAEATTMVRNGVGELTVPTEATVPAYLVDNVIEMSRSFRERDLPYFISLNFWGPHGPYHATGEFVDWYRDVEIPPWGNYEWPSREIPGPHHLKIHWDKENLTWEDWAMAVRYYYARVSMIDSQIGRLYDYLKASGELDNTVLIFTADHGETLGSHGGLLDKGWHHFEETHHVPMIIRLPDGSHAGERVSEFASLADMYPTILDLAGGSYDGDAIHGASLLPLVRGEATEWRDAVVTEFLGLGNVATSMKMLRMGDLKYGCNLTGQDELYDLKNDPHEMNNVIDDPDYADDVARLKARLQQWMMETNDPALRMYRWREREAIG
- a CDS encoding NAD(P)-dependent oxidoreductase; the protein is MVKRKLGYVGLGMMGGGMASHLVASGYDVAVHDLRDEAVQVLQEKGATGVNTPRAVAERSEVVISSLPTPQAVEQVALGPDGIVSGLSAGQVYIDMSSIDPDTTRRVGRAIAEKGGYMLDVPVGKGPADAARGGLTLMIGGDADVVASVQDVLDTLGDEQFYCGELGMGVTTKLVNNLVSCSVATLLGEAFAMGAAAGLDVGVLWDVMSNTAANSSHLQGSFKRRALVRNFDPYFKLRLSHKDLGLAAQMAASLGATNLMGAAAYQIQTIAMGMGLGDEDQTASIKVAEKTAGAEVRSVK
- a CDS encoding phytanoyl-CoA dioxygenase family protein; the encoded protein is MGVLTESQRALYEREGYLLASGLIPEDVAERAEAAMWRIMGMAPDEPETWHRKPEGVADFQAARGLSVFNGLRDRDLMACATPQYLKATAELIGEDDVHPPEAVHTQNKVPVNGEWSLPRAHVDGIPREHMHETFPGPYRIASLVFLSDVKHKGGGTAIFPGSHRKILALAESDREKYKYLFDLNRDIPRLDLGDPIELTPKRGDVLFFTYLFGHNGTANVGGRPRWMMRYFCSCQGCQTRWKKTEDWGLWSP
- a CDS encoding cupin domain-containing protein; this translates as MGNKKDWRNQGVRVVTGDQLDFNTPQTPGMTRAAAINRASAGAEKLWAGTVEIHPNAKTGAHHHGALESVIYVVRGRARMRWGDQLEYVAEAGPGDFIYVPPYVPHQEINASEDEPLECVLVRSDQEPVVVNLDIPVVEEPEEVYWVDPIHSDPRDD